One stretch of Roseovarius mucosus DNA includes these proteins:
- the mraZ gene encoding division/cell wall cluster transcriptional repressor MraZ, with amino-acid sequence MGRIFRGESLHKVDGKGRVSIPALFRRVIEASDPSWTDGLNPELIIVYGDHRRRYLECYTIEAMQEVDAKIAALPRGSNARKHLQRLFHGQSFPTAVDETGRLVLPAKLRKKIELEDEAFFIAAGDTFQIWKPETYEAEELSKTEEWLDEFPDDFDPLILLDNPDGV; translated from the coding sequence GTGGGCCGGATTTTTAGAGGCGAGAGCCTCCACAAGGTGGATGGAAAGGGCAGGGTATCAATCCCGGCCCTGTTTCGCCGTGTGATCGAGGCCTCAGATCCGAGCTGGACCGACGGGCTTAACCCGGAACTCATCATCGTTTATGGCGACCACCGCCGCCGCTATCTCGAGTGCTATACCATCGAGGCGATGCAAGAGGTGGATGCCAAGATCGCCGCCCTGCCGCGCGGGTCGAATGCGCGCAAACATCTGCAGCGCCTGTTTCACGGTCAGAGCTTTCCCACCGCGGTGGATGAGACCGGGCGTCTGGTGCTGCCTGCCAAGCTGCGCAAGAAGATCGAGCTTGAGGACGAGGCGTTTTTTATCGCCGCCGGGGATACCTTTCAGATCTGGAAGCCCGAGACCTATGAGGCCGAGGAACTGTCCAAGACCGAGGAATGGTTGGATGAATTCCCCGATGACTTTGATCCGTTGATCCTGCTCGACAATCCGGACGGGGTTTGA
- a CDS encoding DUF2946 family protein, giving the protein MRAPLTLLSKLIVVFAVSLALAGVSFAHRSVDTRTLDPSYLAFIAAGGTAQDLCEDHTAHDTAPGHSDHRAAPGCEACRLVDSVLVLALPETVRTWQVPRIAPLVPGASEILVQSIAYRLQQGRAPPRV; this is encoded by the coding sequence ATGCGTGCCCCACTAACCTTGCTCTCAAAACTGATCGTGGTCTTTGCCGTTAGCTTGGCATTGGCCGGGGTCAGTTTTGCACATCGCTCTGTCGATACCCGCACGCTCGATCCCTCGTATCTTGCCTTCATCGCGGCTGGAGGGACGGCGCAGGATCTGTGCGAGGATCACACTGCCCACGACACCGCCCCCGGACATTCCGACCATCGGGCTGCCCCTGGCTGTGAGGCCTGTCGTCTGGTTGATAGCGTGCTTGTTCTGGCGCTGCCGGAGACTGTCCGGACCTGGCAGGTGCCGCGCATCGCCCCCCTTGTTCCGGGCGCATCTGAGATACTTGTGCAATCCATTGCATATCGGTTGCAACAGGGACGCGCGCCGCCGCGCGTTTGA
- a CDS encoding PepSY-associated TM helix domain-containing protein, whose amino-acid sequence MTSIDPTYAPAQTRTGVNKFYFAAWRWHFYAGLFVIPFFCILAVTGMLMLWISWIDGRDGERTPVVPQEMALAVSQQAESALAAIPGGTLKQYVAPRRDDLAAIFRVDLGDEANMVVVDPYTAAVLEIFPRRSGWYDFADGIHSNLMLGVTGDRMLEIAASLGMVLIATGLYMWWPRGAGWRTALVPTFGRGRALWRSLHGVLGFWISIVLAFFLVSGLAWAGIWGEKLVQAWSQFPAEKWDNVPLSDDIHASMNHDRKEVPWALELTPMPASGSHAGHAGVDTEAGTPVTIDTLDALARDIGFDARYQLNLPKGEAGVWTINRDSMNTDDTDPTTDRTVHVDQYTGNILADVRYEDYSLAGKAMAVGIALHMGTMGLWSVLANTVFCLAVLFLCVSSVVMWWKRRPAGAGGRLAAPPLPRDMPMWQGAVLVGIAVSLAFPMAGLTLITVLALDGLVLSRLPMLRRLVN is encoded by the coding sequence ATGACGTCGATTGATCCAACCTATGCCCCTGCGCAGACGCGCACCGGGGTCAATAAATTCTACTTCGCCGCCTGGCGCTGGCATTTCTACGCGGGCCTGTTTGTCATCCCCTTCTTCTGTATCCTTGCCGTCACTGGCATGCTGATGCTGTGGATTTCGTGGATCGACGGGCGCGACGGCGAACGCACGCCGGTGGTGCCGCAAGAGATGGCACTCGCCGTCTCGCAACAGGCTGAGAGCGCGCTGGCCGCCATTCCCGGTGGCACGCTCAAGCAATATGTGGCCCCTCGCCGGGATGATCTTGCCGCGATCTTCCGCGTTGATCTTGGCGATGAGGCCAACATGGTCGTTGTCGATCCCTACACGGCGGCGGTGCTCGAGATTTTCCCCCGCCGCTCGGGCTGGTATGATTTCGCCGATGGTATCCACAGCAACCTGATGCTGGGCGTGACCGGCGATCGGATGCTGGAAATTGCGGCCTCTCTTGGCATGGTGCTGATTGCCACCGGTCTCTACATGTGGTGGCCGCGCGGGGCAGGGTGGCGAACGGCCCTTGTCCCGACCTTTGGCCGGGGCCGCGCGCTCTGGCGGTCACTGCATGGCGTGCTGGGCTTTTGGATTTCCATCGTGCTCGCGTTCTTTCTTGTCTCTGGTCTTGCGTGGGCGGGGATCTGGGGCGAAAAGTTGGTGCAGGCCTGGAGCCAGTTTCCAGCCGAGAAATGGGATAACGTGCCCCTCTCGGATGATATCCACGCCAGCATGAACCACGACCGCAAAGAGGTGCCTTGGGCGCTTGAACTCACGCCGATGCCAGCCTCTGGTAGCCATGCCGGTCACGCAGGCGTCGATACAGAGGCCGGGACGCCGGTGACGATTGACACGCTCGACGCGCTCGCACGCGACATCGGCTTTGACGCCCGCTATCAGCTCAACCTGCCCAAGGGCGAGGCAGGCGTCTGGACCATCAACCGCGACTCCATGAATACCGACGACACCGACCCGACCACCGACCGCACGGTGCATGTCGATCAATACACCGGCAATATCCTCGCCGATGTGCGGTATGAGGATTACTCGCTGGCGGGCAAGGCGATGGCGGTGGGGATCGCGCTGCACATGGGCACGATGGGCCTTTGGAGCGTGCTGGCCAATACCGTCTTCTGCCTCGCGGTGCTGTTTCTCTGCGTCAGCTCCGTTGTGATGTGGTGGAAGCGTCGCCCTGCCGGGGCGGGCGGGCGTCTGGCCGCACCGCCGCTGCCCCGCGACATGCCGATGTGGCAAGGTGCGGTGCTGGTGGGGATAGCGGTCTCGCTGGCGTTTCCGATGGCGGGGCTAACGCTCATCACCGTGTTGGCACTCGATGGGCTGGTGCTCTCGCGCTTGCCGATGCTGCGCCGCCTTGTGAACTGA
- the rsmH gene encoding 16S rRNA (cytosine(1402)-N(4))-methyltransferase RsmH, giving the protein MAAAAAPKSNAPHIPVLLRPLIAAVAPVQGVWLDGTLGAGGYARALLDAGADQVIGVDRDPLAHDMAQGWGAEYGDRLRLVLGNFAQMDDYATDLDGVVLDLGVSSMQLDLAERGFSFMKDGPLDMRMSQEGPSAADLVNTAEESDLADILYLYGEERASRRIARAIVKARTEAPIETTLHLAGLIERCLPRSKPGQAHAATRSFQAIRIAVNDEYGALIAGLEAAERALKEGGQLAVVTFHSIEDRIVKRFLTARSGGGGTGSRHAPEITREEPQFTLKSRKAIGPDDEELAVNPRARSARLRVATRTDAPAGQSERSALGVPMLKGAK; this is encoded by the coding sequence ATGGCCGCTGCCGCCGCCCCAAAATCCAACGCCCCGCATATCCCCGTTCTCTTGCGCCCGCTGATTGCCGCCGTGGCGCCGGTTCAGGGGGTTTGGCTTGATGGCACGCTGGGGGCAGGGGGCTATGCCCGCGCCCTGCTTGATGCCGGTGCCGATCAGGTCATCGGCGTAGACCGTGACCCGCTGGCGCATGACATGGCGCAGGGCTGGGGGGCAGAGTATGGTGACCGGCTGCGCCTTGTGCTGGGCAATTTCGCACAGATGGATGACTATGCCACGGATCTTGACGGCGTCGTTCTCGATCTGGGCGTGTCCTCGATGCAGCTTGATCTGGCCGAGCGTGGGTTTTCCTTTATGAAGGACGGCCCCCTGGACATGCGCATGAGCCAAGAGGGGCCAAGTGCCGCCGATCTGGTGAATACCGCCGAAGAATCCGATCTGGCCGATATTCTCTATCTTTATGGCGAGGAGCGCGCGAGCAGGCGGATCGCCCGCGCCATCGTCAAGGCGCGTACAGAGGCCCCGATTGAAACCACCCTGCATCTGGCGGGCCTTATCGAGCGGTGCTTGCCGCGCTCCAAGCCGGGGCAGGCGCATGCCGCCACCCGTAGCTTTCAGGCGATCCGCATCGCGGTGAATGACGAATACGGCGCGCTTATCGCAGGGCTGGAGGCGGCGGAACGCGCGCTCAAAGAGGGCGGTCAACTGGCGGTCGTGACCTTTCATTCGATCGAGGACCGGATCGTCAAACGCTTTCTGACGGCGCGCTCGGGCGGGGGTGGCACCGGCAGCCGCCACGCCCCTGAAATCACACGCGAAGAACCGCAATTCACCCTCAAATCGCGCAAGGCCATCGGCCCCGATGACGAGGAATTGGCCGTAAATCCACGCGCCCGGTCTGCCCGGCTGCGTGTTGCCACGCGCACCGATGCCCCTGCAGGGCAGAGCGAGCGCAGCGCTTTGGGTGTCCCCATGTTGAAGGGAGCGAAATGA
- a CDS encoding cell wall hydrolase encodes MRRIALAAAIAVLAGPVMADAPVTRLMEQEMRALRAISGDRMARYLSSPETEISYSSTWLDQQAPAQGGPEWRCLAEALYFEARGESVKGQFAVAEVILNRVDDPNYPDSVCGVIHQGTGRKYQCQFTYTCDGHADVIAEGDAFRQVGKVARAMVDGAPRSLTSGATHYHTRNVNPRWARQFPRTASIGVHYFYRQPTRLSSN; translated from the coding sequence ATGAGACGGATTGCACTCGCTGCGGCAATCGCAGTGCTGGCAGGCCCGGTCATGGCCGACGCCCCTGTGACCCGATTGATGGAACAAGAAATGCGCGCGTTGCGCGCGATCTCAGGCGACCGGATGGCGCGCTATCTCAGCAGCCCCGAGACCGAGATTAGCTATTCAAGCACCTGGCTCGATCAGCAAGCCCCGGCCCAAGGTGGCCCCGAGTGGCGCTGTCTGGCAGAGGCGCTTTACTTCGAGGCGCGCGGCGAAAGCGTCAAGGGACAATTCGCAGTGGCCGAAGTGATCCTGAACCGCGTCGATGATCCCAATTATCCCGATTCCGTTTGTGGCGTGATCCATCAGGGCACGGGCCGCAAATATCAGTGCCAATTCACCTATACCTGTGATGGCCATGCCGACGTGATCGCCGAAGGCGACGCGTTTCGCCAAGTGGGCAAAGTGGCCCGCGCCATGGTCGATGGCGCACCGCGCAGCCTGACCAGTGGGGCCACGCATTACCACACCCGCAACGTCAACCCCCGCTGGGCCCGGCAGTTTCCGCGCACGGCCTCGATTGGCGTGCATTATTTCTACCGCCAGCCAACGCGCCTGTCCTCGAACTGA
- a CDS encoding GNAT family N-acetyltransferase, whose translation MSEILIRPVFPADHAAISDLMRAAYARHMSGTYPETLVRAALPHLTRPVPSLLFGGRYVLAEAGDEVLGIAGWSDISPFGRTCPPGQAHLRHLAIAPEWQRQGLGRALMGHLLAMADLTGVQQMHCLCPLNAVPFCRARGFDTLGEVFLSLSPDVSLPAAQMRLELGGLPDLHSKAFVAGAAL comes from the coding sequence ATGTCCGAGATTCTGATCCGCCCCGTCTTTCCTGCCGACCATGCAGCGATTTCCGATCTGATGCGCGCGGCCTATGCCCGCCACATGTCGGGCACCTATCCCGAGACGCTGGTCCGCGCCGCCCTTCCTCATCTGACACGCCCGGTGCCATCGCTGCTTTTTGGTGGCCGCTATGTTCTGGCCGAGGCAGGGGATGAGGTGCTGGGCATTGCGGGCTGGAGCGATATCAGCCCCTTTGGCCGGACCTGCCCACCGGGTCAGGCGCATCTGCGGCATCTGGCCATTGCGCCAGAATGGCAGAGGCAGGGACTAGGCCGCGCGCTCATGGGGCATCTTCTTGCGATGGCAGACCTGACAGGGGTGCAGCAGATGCACTGCCTGTGCCCGCTCAATGCCGTGCCTTTTTGCAGGGCCAGGGGTTTTGACACGCTGGGCGAGGTCTTTCTGAGCCTCTCGCCCGATGTCAGCCTGCCCGCCGCACAGATGCGTCTTGAGTTGGGGGGCCTTCCGGATCTGCATTCCAAGGCATTCGTGGCTGGTGCGGCTCTCTGA
- the rpmG gene encoding 50S ribosomal protein L33 yields the protein MAKPTTIKIRLNSTAGTGHFYVTKKNARTMTEKMTVRKYDPVVRKHVEYKEGKIK from the coding sequence ATGGCAAAGCCGACGACCATCAAGATCCGTCTGAACTCGACCGCGGGCACGGGCCATTTCTACGTGACCAAGAAAAACGCACGCACCATGACCGAAAAGATGACCGTACGAAAGTACGATCCCGTGGTGCGCAAGCATGTCGAGTACAAGGAAGGCAAGATCAAGTAA